In Salana multivorans, a single genomic region encodes these proteins:
- a CDS encoding formate/nitrite transporter family protein — protein sequence MLDLPTTLSVHLDQADHKVTAATRPLPYLVSSMLAGMYIGIAVVLMVSTAGPFLAAGEPAVKLISGAVFGIGLTLVVFAGSELVTSAMMILTQGAVTGRVPWARALGTMLFCFAGNLLGSMVFAWLVVRSGILHSNAPAGQMVAGMLEAKAHESNGELFFRGILCNVLVCLAIWSANRLRSESGKAIIIFWCLLAFISSGFEHVVANMTTFSIGLFEAEQLTTWGDFGRNLVAVGLGNLVGGAVVVGLGYLVASGWFTTRRETAAAEHAGGEGAERVGNGDALRDVA from the coding sequence GTGCTCGACCTGCCCACCACGCTGTCCGTCCACCTCGACCAGGCGGACCACAAGGTCACCGCGGCCACCCGACCCCTGCCCTACCTCGTCTCGTCCATGCTCGCCGGCATGTACATCGGGATCGCGGTGGTCCTCATGGTGTCGACCGCCGGCCCGTTCCTCGCGGCGGGGGAGCCCGCTGTCAAGCTCATCTCCGGTGCCGTCTTCGGGATCGGGCTCACCCTCGTGGTGTTCGCCGGCTCCGAGCTGGTCACCAGCGCCATGATGATCCTCACCCAGGGCGCCGTGACGGGGCGCGTGCCGTGGGCGCGGGCGCTCGGGACGATGCTGTTCTGCTTCGCCGGCAACCTGCTCGGCTCCATGGTGTTCGCGTGGCTCGTCGTGCGCTCCGGCATCCTGCACTCGAACGCGCCGGCCGGCCAGATGGTCGCCGGCATGCTCGAGGCGAAGGCCCACGAGTCGAACGGCGAGCTGTTCTTCCGCGGCATCCTGTGCAACGTGCTCGTCTGCCTCGCCATCTGGTCCGCCAACCGGCTGCGCAGCGAGTCCGGCAAGGCGATCATCATCTTCTGGTGCCTCCTGGCGTTCATCTCCTCCGGGTTCGAGCACGTGGTCGCCAACATGACGACGTTCTCGATCGGCCTGTTCGAGGCCGAGCAGCTCACGACGTGGGGTGACTTCGGGCGCAACCTCGTCGCCGTCGGCCTCGGCAACCTGGTCGGCGGTGCCGTCGTCGTCGGCCTCGGCTACCTCGTCGCGTCCGGCTGGTTCACGACGCGGCGGGAGACGGCCGCGGCCGAGCACGCCGGTGGCGAGGGCGCCGAGCGCGTCGGGAACGGCGACGCGCTGCGGGACGTGGCCTAG
- a CDS encoding DUF2809 domain-containing protein, with amino-acid sequence MSASAEPGPAGTRVRRWTAAAVVVLLVPLGLAVRLLPGLVGDLAGGVAYAAMVYALLVAILPRVRRASIACAALALVLGIELLQLTGVPTAVVGAFPPARYVLGSTFAWLDLVSAAAGVAVASGVDALAARRAAAAPTTRTRPGRG; translated from the coding sequence ATGAGCGCATCCGCCGAACCGGGGCCGGCCGGCACCCGCGTCCGCCGCTGGACGGCCGCCGCCGTCGTCGTCCTGCTCGTCCCGCTGGGACTCGCGGTGCGGCTGCTGCCGGGCCTGGTCGGGGACCTCGCCGGCGGTGTCGCGTACGCCGCGATGGTCTACGCGCTGCTCGTGGCGATCCTGCCCCGGGTGCGCCGCGCGAGCATCGCGTGCGCCGCGCTCGCGCTCGTCCTGGGGATCGAGCTGCTCCAGCTCACGGGGGTGCCGACGGCGGTCGTCGGCGCGTTCCCGCCCGCGCGCTACGTGCTGGGCTCGACGTTCGCCTGGCTCGACCTCGTCTCGGCCGCCGCCGGGGTCGCAGTCGCGTCGGGCGTCGACGCCCTGGCGGCGCGGCGCGCCGCGGCTGCGCCGACTACTCGAACCCGACCAGGACGAGGCTGA
- a CDS encoding DUF1905 domain-containing protein yields MPYEFTARVWKTPPPGVWHFLTVPPDLADEIDERTTGLQGGFGSVKVEVTIGATTWSTSIFPSKEAASFILPVKQAVRRAEDCEAGTDVVVSLVLVGFE; encoded by the coding sequence ATGCCGTACGAGTTCACCGCCCGCGTGTGGAAGACCCCTCCCCCGGGCGTGTGGCACTTCCTCACCGTCCCGCCGGACCTCGCCGACGAGATCGACGAGCGCACCACCGGTCTGCAGGGCGGCTTCGGCTCCGTCAAGGTCGAGGTGACGATCGGCGCCACGACGTGGTCGACGTCGATCTTCCCGAGCAAGGAGGCCGCGTCCTTCATCCTCCCGGTGAAGCAGGCGGTGCGGCGCGCGGAGGACTGCGAGGCGGGGACGGACGTCGTCGTCAGCCTCGTCCTGGTCGGGTTCGAGTAG
- a CDS encoding MerR family transcriptional regulator, translating into MEDESRLAIAEMAATAGITTDALRWYEREGVLPRVPRDASGHRRYGPAEQGLVALLLALRGAGMSVAGARSFVELLGEGAASHGRRISLLEEGRDLLREQRRRLDAAEAALERKIAHYELLIAAGLDCTGAPVPDDQRARQSARA; encoded by the coding sequence GTGGAGGACGAGAGCCGACTCGCGATCGCGGAGATGGCCGCGACCGCCGGGATCACGACGGACGCGCTGCGCTGGTACGAGCGGGAGGGCGTGCTGCCCCGGGTCCCGCGCGACGCCTCGGGGCACCGTCGCTACGGCCCGGCCGAGCAGGGGCTCGTCGCGCTCCTGCTCGCGCTGCGCGGCGCCGGGATGAGCGTCGCCGGCGCCAGGAGCTTCGTCGAGCTGCTGGGGGAGGGTGCCGCGAGCCACGGGCGCCGGATCTCGCTGCTGGAGGAGGGGCGCGACCTCCTGCGCGAGCAGCGTCGACGGCTCGACGCGGCCGAGGCGGCCCTGGAGCGCAAGATCGCACACTACGAGCTGCTCATCGCCGCCGGTCTCGATTGCACCGGAGCGCCCGTCCCGGATGACCAGCGAGCGCGGCAGTCGGCCCGGGCCTGA
- a CDS encoding zinc-binding dehydrogenase has translation MRALTVTDTPTTEGTVRGLALTERPTPRPAAGEVTIDVEAAGIGLIDALWASGAMPQHEGFVPGLEVAGTVREVGAGVVGLHVGQPVAALLPGAGGFAEVATAVAALVTPVPDGMATAQAAVVPINTVTAHLALTTVARLAAGESVLVHAGVGGLGSQFGQVARALGAARVDAVVGTPEKLLVARDLGYDHAHLRAEPATVPDGAYDVVVDPVGGDATARAFQALRGGGRLVRVGNASRAGDVGLSSLAHWLENKTTAGFNVGAWLGDHPEQGAESLRWSLGAVAGGTVRVDLTGTGELADHAAMLADLLSGATTGKLAFLVGRE, from the coding sequence GTGCGCGCACTCACCGTCACCGACACACCGACGACCGAGGGCACCGTCCGCGGTCTCGCCCTGACCGAGCGGCCGACCCCGCGTCCCGCGGCCGGGGAGGTCACCATCGACGTCGAGGCCGCGGGCATCGGCCTCATCGACGCCCTCTGGGCATCGGGTGCGATGCCGCAGCACGAGGGGTTCGTCCCCGGGCTCGAGGTGGCCGGGACCGTTCGCGAGGTCGGCGCCGGCGTCGTCGGCCTCCACGTCGGCCAGCCGGTGGCCGCGCTCCTGCCCGGCGCCGGCGGCTTCGCCGAGGTGGCGACGGCCGTCGCCGCTCTCGTGACGCCGGTGCCCGACGGCATGGCGACGGCGCAGGCCGCCGTGGTCCCGATCAACACCGTGACGGCGCACCTCGCGCTCACGACCGTCGCTCGCCTGGCGGCCGGCGAGAGCGTGCTCGTGCACGCGGGCGTCGGCGGCCTCGGCTCGCAGTTCGGGCAGGTCGCCCGGGCGCTCGGCGCCGCCCGCGTGGACGCCGTCGTCGGGACGCCGGAGAAGCTGCTGGTCGCGCGCGACCTCGGCTACGACCACGCCCACCTGCGCGCCGAGCCGGCGACCGTGCCGGACGGCGCGTACGACGTCGTCGTCGACCCGGTCGGCGGCGACGCGACGGCCCGCGCCTTCCAGGCCCTGCGCGGCGGTGGCCGGCTGGTCCGCGTCGGCAACGCGTCCCGGGCGGGTGACGTCGGTCTCAGCTCCCTCGCGCACTGGCTCGAGAACAAGACGACGGCCGGGTTCAACGTCGGCGCGTGGCTGGGCGACCATCCCGAGCAGGGGGCGGAGTCGCTGCGCTGGTCGCTGGGCGCGGTCGCCGGCGGGACGGTCCGGGTCGACCTCACGGGCACCGGTGAGCTCGCCGACCACGCGGCCATGCTGGCCGACCTCCTGTCGGGCGCGACCACCGGGAAGCTCGCGTTCCTCGTCGGGAGGGAATGA
- a CDS encoding PQQ-dependent sugar dehydrogenase — protein sequence MPTPTPRRAPIAGLAAIAVAAALTSCTTVPDEPTSAPPPGATSTSSASTPSPSTPSTPSPSAPATPAAPPAAVEVHATGLDAPWSIAFLAAPAAPDAPDAPAQHIALVSERDSGRVLELAEDGTAREVGVIDGVVHRGEGGLLGIAVDDGSLYAYLTTADDNRIVRYDLTGRPGSLALGDAETILAGLPSAANHNGGRIAFGPDGMLYATVGDAGDRPAAQDVASLAGKILRLTPDGAVPDDNPFPGSPVYSYGHRNPQGLGWDGDGTLYASEFGQDTWDELNVIRPGGNYGWPEVEGIAGRDGYVDPVQQWAPADASPSGLAIADGAIYVANLRGQRLRVIPLDDLASSTERLVGEHGRLRDVALAPDGTLWVLTNNTDGRGEPTGDDDRVLRLTP from the coding sequence ATGCCGACCCCGACGCCACGGCGCGCCCCCATCGCCGGTCTCGCCGCCATCGCCGTGGCCGCGGCGCTGACCTCCTGCACGACGGTGCCCGACGAGCCGACGTCCGCCCCGCCGCCGGGCGCGACGTCGACGTCGTCCGCGTCCACGCCGTCACCGTCCACACCATCCACGCCGTCACCGTCCGCACCGGCGACGCCAGCAGCACCGCCCGCGGCCGTCGAGGTGCACGCGACGGGCCTCGACGCCCCGTGGTCGATCGCGTTCCTCGCCGCGCCCGCCGCGCCCGACGCGCCCGACGCGCCCGCCCAGCACATCGCCCTCGTCAGCGAGCGCGACTCCGGGCGCGTCCTCGAGCTGGCCGAGGACGGCACCGCGCGCGAGGTCGGTGTCATCGACGGCGTCGTCCACCGCGGCGAGGGCGGGCTCCTCGGCATCGCCGTCGACGACGGCTCCCTCTACGCCTATCTCACGACCGCCGACGACAACCGGATCGTCCGCTACGACCTCACCGGCCGCCCGGGGTCCCTCGCGCTGGGCGACGCGGAGACGATCCTGGCCGGACTGCCGTCGGCGGCCAACCACAACGGCGGCCGGATCGCGTTCGGGCCCGACGGGATGCTCTACGCGACCGTCGGGGACGCCGGGGACCGGCCGGCCGCGCAGGACGTCGCGAGCCTCGCCGGGAAGATCCTCCGGCTGACGCCCGACGGCGCCGTCCCGGACGACAACCCGTTCCCCGGCTCCCCCGTCTACAGCTACGGCCACCGCAACCCGCAGGGCCTCGGCTGGGACGGCGACGGCACGCTGTACGCATCGGAGTTCGGCCAGGACACGTGGGACGAGCTCAACGTCATCCGGCCCGGCGGCAACTACGGCTGGCCCGAGGTCGAGGGCATCGCGGGCCGGGACGGCTACGTCGACCCCGTGCAGCAGTGGGCACCGGCCGACGCGAGCCCGAGCGGGCTGGCGATCGCGGACGGCGCGATCTACGTCGCCAACCTCCGCGGCCAGCGCCTGCGCGTGATCCCCCTGGACGACCTCGCGTCGTCGACCGAACGCCTGGTCGGCGAGCACGGGCGGCTCCGCGACGTCGCGCTGGCGCCCGACGGCACGCTGTGGGTGCTCACCAACAACACCGACGGGCGCGGGGAGCCGACCGGGGACGACGACCGCGTCCTGCGCCTCACCCCCTGA